The Lolium perenne isolate Kyuss_39 chromosome 6, Kyuss_2.0, whole genome shotgun sequence genome segment GCAATGTGCTTTTACTAATACAATGAATTTTGGAACCATTCCTCCCATCCAGGTGGTTACAGTTGTGCAAATTGACGAACCACCAAATACTGGGTATTTATGTGACAACCAAAAAGAAAATTGTCAGAAACCAAGGACTAAAAAAATATGTCTCTTTACCAATCGTAAGTCTCCGTATAGTAAGGTAGGGGAATTCCAGCAACATGCATGGAAGATATGTATAGATTAGAGCTTACATGTTAAGCCCTTTGAGCATCATTAATTTGATGTTTGCTACCAAGGCCAAATTAATGGAAACTAGCCAGGAATGGTATATCCCTGAATTTGAATTTGTTTGGTGGGATCTTGTGTTAGTAAAGTGATTTATCGTTACATATCAAACACTCGCTAACTGAGTTTTCTATATGAGCCAACTGAACTGTATTACAGTTAATTAGGATAAGCTGTCTAAGAATTATTTTCTTATTGTTTTGAATATTTTATACAAAATCAAAGTTTTGGAAACTCAGTCAAACCAAATTCTCGATTTTTAATGCCGCGCTAGACACTAGTATGTTATTCTATATTTAGTTCACACAGCTGTTTCTCTGTATTACTTAGTTAGCTCTTTTGAGagttgtcaaaaaaaaaattagttagctCTTTTGATGATGGCCTGCTAGTTTTAGGAACAAGTTTATCACTGTGCAGTATTGCAGCATAATTGTTTCTTCAACTTGAATAAGTGCCCACTGAGCAATTTTTAATAAACTGCCATAAATGGTTTCCATTCTGGGGTAACTTATTAAGCATAAATCTTATGAATTCTGCAGATCTTCTTAGAGGTCTTTGGATTTGCTATATCTTCTTAGGAAGGAGTAACTCATGGGGAGCAGGCAGATTGTTGCTGTTCTTCAAATAGGTGGAGAATTCACAACTGAGGATGATGGTCGTATGACCTATTCTGGTGGAGAAGCGCATGCGATGCATGTGAAAAGTGGTTGGACTTTTAAAGCGTTTAAACATGAGATATCTTCAACACTCAATAATCTCAAACTTGATACCTATGTGTTCAAATACTTCCTTCCAAGAAATAATAAGACTTTGATTTCGATTTCCAATGACAAAGACCTTAAGCGCATGGTGGAATTCCATGCGGAGTCGGAGACAACATACATCTACGTCATTAAGAAGGTTGACAACAGGTAGCTTTCTTACTGATATAAACATCCTTGTAAGTGTATTCTAGAAATGACATGATATATATTTGCAGGGTAATAATGAGCCCTGTAGAAGACTCCAGCACCCCTGCTGATTCTGCTATAACAGGTACTACTCCAGATGGATCTAAGCGACAAAAGATCTGCGCAAGTTGGGAGAATGCGATCACTGGAGTTGGCCAAGTGTTTGAAGGTCCAAAGGAATTCCGTGATGCATTACACAAGTATGCCATTGCACATAGGTTTCACTACAGATTTATCAAGAATGACTCTTCTCGTGTCACCGTGGAATGTACTGATGATGTATGTCCCTGGCGCATGCATGCCTCCAAATCTCCTGCAAAGAAGGAGTTCATGATAAAGAAGGTGGTTGGGAGTCATACATGTGAGTCCGAGACTGTCAAAAGTCATCGTCTAGCTTCTCAAAAATGGGTTGCTAGTGTTATTAAGGACAAATTACGTGACAGTCCAAACTACAGACCAAGAGATATTGCAAATGATCTCCAGCGTGAATACGGACTAAGCCTGAACTACTCTCAAGCTTGGCGAGGCAAATTAATAGCTCGAAAAGAACTTTACAGCCCACATGAAGAGGCATGCAATCAGTTACCTTGGTTTCGTGATAGAATTTTAGTAACAAACCCTGGGAGTGTGGCAACAGTAGTGGCATTGGAAGATTCAAAGTTCCGCTTCTTTGTTGCATTCCATGCCTCCCTTCATGGTTTTGAGCATGGTTGCAGGCCTCTTCTCTTTCTCGACGTGGTATCTGTGAAACCAAATAAGCATTGGAAACTACTGGCTGCTACTTCTGTTGATGGTGAAGGTGATGCGTTCCCCGTTGCGTTGGCTGTAGTGGATGATGAGAGTCAGGAAAACTGGCATTGGTTTCTTGAACAGCTAAAGGCATCATTGCCTATGCCTGGAGAATTAACATTCATATCAACTGGAAAAAGTGGTCTGTGGAATGATGTTTCTCTAATATTTCCAGACAGTTATCATGGATACAATGTCAACTTTTTTATTGAAGAATTCAAAACACAACTGGATGGCAGTTGGAGTGAAGATGTAAAAGATATAATGGTCGAGCATCTTAAGAAAGCCATATATTCATGCACAGTTGATGAATTCAATCATTATATTGAACTCATCAAAGCTGAATCTGATAAGCTCGCTGAATGGCTTATGGAAGCTAAACCTGACCGGTGGTCAGATGCCTTCTTCAAAGGGTCGCGTCTTGGCCAATACACATGCAGCATTTCTGAGACAATTTCTGACTGGATCCCCAACAGATATGAGCTCCCGGTAGTGCAGTTGCTTGATACAATCAGATGTAACCTGATGGAGACAATCTATATACGCAGGGAATCTTCCAATACATGGTCAGAAGTATTAACGCCATCAGCCAATCAGAAAATGCAGGAAGAGGTGAGCAAAGCTCTCTCACTCGGTGTTGTTTGCTCAGCTGAAGATGGAAACAGTAATGTGTTTGAAGTGTGTGATGGCTCGGTCTATGTTGTCAACATCGATACATGGGAGTGCAACTGTGGAAAGTGGCGTGCGTCGGGGATTCCTTGCCCACATGCGCTTGCCGTATTTGAGCAAACAGAACAGAATCCGCTTGACTACTGTGCCAAGTATTTCACAACAGAGTGCTACCGCATGACTTACGCCGTGTCGATCAACCCGATACCTGATGTTATCGTACCTTCTGCATCAGCTGACCTATCACAGAGCGCGGGGTTGCAACCATGTCCCATTCTCACCCGTCGCCAAGTCGGCCGACCCAAAGAAAAGCCAGCTGACCCTCGTATTACAATCAAAAGGGCAGTGCGCTGCAGCAGGTGCAAGGGTTATGGGCACAACAAAGCAACTTGCAAAGTCCCTCTCACAGTTACTGCTGCGGTCACTTCTCAGGTGTAAATCATGTTGATAGTTGCCTTTTATGGCCCTTTATTTATG includes the following:
- the LOC127307527 gene encoding uncharacterized protein — encoded protein: MGSRQIVAVLQIGGEFTTEDDGRMTYSGGEAHAMHVKSGWTFKAFKHEISSTLNNLKLDTYVFKYFLPRNNKTLISISNDKDLKRMVEFHAESETTYIYVIKKVDNRVIMSPVEDSSTPADSAITGTTPDGSKRQKICASWENAITGVGQVFEGPKEFRDALHKYAIAHRFHYRFIKNDSSRVTVECTDDVCPWRMHASKSPAKKEFMIKKVVGSHTCESETVKSHRLASQKWVASVIKDKLRDSPNYRPRDIANDLQREYGLSLNYSQAWRGKLIARKELYSPHEEACNQLPWFRDRILVTNPGSVATVVALEDSKFRFFVAFHASLHGFEHGCRPLLFLDVVSVKPNKHWKLLAATSVDGEGDAFPVALAVVDDESQENWHWFLEQLKASLPMPGELTFISTGKSGLWNDVSLIFPDSYHGYNVNFFIEEFKTQLDGSWSEDVKDIMVEHLKKAIYSCTVDEFNHYIELIKAESDKLAEWLMEAKPDRWSDAFFKGSRLGQYTCSISETISDWIPNRYELPVVQLLDTIRCNLMETIYIRRESSNTWSEVLTPSANQKMQEEVSKALSLGVVCSAEDGNSNVFEVCDGSVYVVNIDTWECNCGKWRASGIPCPHALAVFEQTEQNPLDYCAKYFTTECYRMTYAVSINPIPDVIVPSASADLSQSAGLQPCPILTRRQVGRPKEKPADPRITIKRAVRCSRCKGYGHNKATCKVPLTVTAAVTSQV